Part of the Phycisphaerae bacterium genome, TGGGTGGACGAGGTCAAGGTGATCAGCGATGACCCGGACAACCGCATCGCCCATCACACGATCACGACGCCGGAAGGCACGATGACCTATAAGACGGCCGGGGACCGCAAGACGACCTGGATCACCGAGTATCTCATCAAGCACGACGAAGACGTCGACCTGATCCGCAAGTACATGCCGGTGCCGGCGCTTGATCCCAAACCGATCAGCGAGGCGTACGACGAAGTCGGCGACGACGGGATTCTTCGCGGCTTCGTGTGGGGCGACCAGGCGGGGTGCTGGCAACACGCCTGCTGCCTGATGGACGTGAGCGAGCTGATCTATCGCTGCGTGGACCAGCCGGACTGGGTGCATACGCTGCTGCGAGTTCTGCTGGACAAGAAGATGCGGTTTATCGAGTCGATGAAGGGGGCGAAGTTCGACCTTGTTGAGACGGGCGGCGGGGCGGGCTCGTCGACGCTGATTTCGCCGAAGCTGCACGAGGAGTTCTGTCTTCCGTACGATCGCAAGATGCACGACGCTTTGCATGACCTGGGGTTCAAGATCACCTATCACACGTGCGGGGGCACGCTGGGCATCGAGGAGATGATCGTGGCCAACGGCTGCGACGCTTCGGAGACCCTCGCGCCGCCCAGCGTCGGCGGCAACCAGGAGCCGTGGGAGTTCAGGAGAAAGGTGGGCAACCGCCTGGCGCTGATCGGGGGCGTGGATCAGTTCAACACGCTTACCACCGGCAGCCGGGAGACCATTCGGGAGGCGGTTCACAAGCTGTTCGAGACGGTGGGGCGCGACGGTGGATACATCTGTTCGCTCAGCGATCATTTTTTTGACACGCCGCCGGAGAAGCTGCAGGTTTTTGCGGATGCGGCCCGCCAATGTGTTTACTGAGAGAGCAGGCTGGTTCGAAAGGGGATTCCGCCGACTGGGCTGTGGTCAGGGGGTACCCTGGACGCGGCAGAGGATGTAGGGGATCCCTTCGTGGTCTTTTTCTTCGGCGACGGTGATGAGGCCTCTGTTCTGCAGCGAGGCGGCGAGCCTGGCCTGCTTGTCGGCCAGGAGAAGGTATGCGGGGGGCGGCGGCAGGGGCTCGCCGATGTCCCAGGATCCGCGGACCGGGCGATCGAGGTACCAGAACAACGAGCTGTACTCGTCCTGTGAGTCCACGTACACGGTCTCGTTCGGCGCTACGTGTTCGGCAAACCGTGCGGCGATGGCCCGCAGCGAGTTGCTGTACGCGCGGCGCGGCTCGACCACGCCGACGTAGATAAGCCAATAGATGCAGCCTGCGACGACCATCCAGAGCACGGGGTTGGCCGTCGCCTTAAGCCGGCGTTTTTCCTTGAGGAACGCGGCCATGGGGATCCGGTGCGACTCGGCATGGATTCCGGCCAAGACGGCCAGCGGCGTCATCAGCGGGAGATAGTAACGGGTGTTGTCAACCGGCGAGAGGACGAACAAGGCCGCGCCGGCGAGCAGGAAACACCAGGCTGCGATGCGAAGCCTGGTTGTCGTGGGGTCGGGCTTTTCCGGGGATTGTGGGGCCAATCGCAGGAGCAGCAGGGCCGATCCGGGCAGGTAGGCGGCGAACATCACGGCGGGTTTGAGCAGAGTCTGCAGCAGCATCGCGGGCTTCCATCGCGTGCCGCGAAAGAGGATCTCCACGAGGTGCTGGTAGAAGATGAGGGCTCCACCTTCGCGATAGGCCAGCAGACCGTAGATTGCCGCCGCCAGGATGAACATCGCCACCGAAGCAAGGTGTTGCCAACGCAGGAGAAGTCGAATCCGTCCAAGAGCAACGGAGGCGGTCAGCAGGCCGGCGGCGTAGATCGCTATTGCAGGGAGGCCCTTGGCCAGGAAACCGAAGAGCAGGCCGACGCCGGCGAGTATCCACCACCCCAGGCTCGATTCGTCCTTGGCGAGGTTGCGAATTGCCGCGAGGATGGCCACGCCGACGCCGAGAGCCATGGGCATCTCGAAACCGATGGTGCGGGCCTGCTCCAAGAAGAGGCAGGACGTGGCTGCCGCCAAGCCGCTGACCAGGCCGCATCGGGGGGACAGGAAGCGTCCCATGAAGAGGCAGATCGCCAAGCCCAGCAGCAGGCCGCAGATTGCCGTCGGCAGGCGCAGTGAGAGCTCCGACCAGCCCCACGTCGAGCCGGCGATTGCGGTCAACCAGTAGGCCAGCCCAGGTTTGAACGCATAGACCTCGTCGTACAAGTGCGGAACGAACCAGCCGCCGTTCTCAACCATCCGTTTGGCACCCAGGGCAATGATCGGCTCCATCCGGATCAGATCGGTGCCGCCCAGGTGGACGAGAACAAGGGGGGTCGCCAGAGCCAGATAGATGAGCATCGACCCGGATCGCGATGAAGTCATCGAGACTGCTTTGGAAGGCTGCACGGACTCTTCTGTTTTGTTGTGTACCGTAGCCGAAACCTCCTAAGGGCACGAATCGCCACGACTCGGCGCTTGCGGATGGTGAAGACGCCGCGTTTTTGGCGGTCCAAGTGCTTTCCCCGCGTCGGGCCGCCGGAACACGGGCGGCCTTGCGTACTTCTACCAGGAACGATGGTCTTGCACAACAGGCAAGGACGCTGCGGCGAAGATCAGGGTTTGCAGCAGTTTGGGCGATGATAGCGATCCGCGGTCGAGTCGGTTGTGCAACGGGTACAAAGCGCCGGCTCGTCGAGGGAGCCGTTGCTCTGCTATCATGAGTCGGTTCAATAACGCGCCTGGAGCCTGGTCTGATGTCGGCTGACATGCCAATCATGCGAGAGCCCGAACTGCTGGCGCCGGCGGGCGATGACGAATGCCTGCGTGCCGCGGTGGCCAACGGTGCCGACGCCGTATACTTCGGGTTGGAGGACTTCAATGCCCGTCGCCGGGCTGCGAACTTCACGCTGGCTCGCTTGCCCGAGGTGATGGGTTATCTGCACGATCGCAACGTGCGGGGGTACGTCGCCTTCAACACGTTGATCTTCTCAGAGGAGCTGGAGCGGGCCGCCGGCTTTGTTGCCGGTATCGCCGAAGCCGGAGCGGACGCGGTGATCGTTCAGGATCTGGGTCTGTTGAAGCTCATCCGGTCGATGGCGCCGACACTGCCCATTCATGCGTCCACTCAAATGACCCAGACACACGCCGCGGGCATCGAGTTGCTGGGTGGGATGGGCGTGCGGCGGGTCATCCTTGCCCGCGAATTGTCCATTGACGAGATCGCGAAGATCGCGCGCTCCACGACCGTGGAGTTGGAGGTTTTTGTTCACGGGGCCATGTGCATCTCGTACAGCGGTCAGTGTCTGGCCAGCGGGTCGCTATGGGGTCGAAGCGCCAACCGCGGCGTTTGCGCACAAGCCTGCCGGTTGCCGTATCGCCTGGTTGTTGACGGCCAAGCCGTCGAGTCGGGCGGCCGGGCATACCTGCTCAGCGCGAAGGATCTGGCGGCGTGGGATTTGATTCCGCAATTGCTGGCCGTGGGGGTCAGCGGATTCAAGATCGAAGGCCGTTTGAAAGGTCCGCACTATGTCGCGGCGGCCACGAGTGCCTATCGTCAGGCAATTGATGCGGCGAAGGCCGGAAAGAGGTTCAGCCTTGGCCCTGAGCGAGAGGCGATGTTGTCGCAGAGTTTCTCGCGAGGCTTCACCCTCGGTTTTCTCGACGGTGACCGGCATCAAGACCTGGTGGACGGTCGATTCCCCAATAATCGAGGAGTCGATGTCGGCAGGGTGGTCGGCAGAACGAGGCGGGGGGTGTTGGTTGAGTTGCGGCCCGAGATGAA contains:
- a CDS encoding uroporphyrinogen decarboxylase family protein — translated: MTGKERMLCALNRGKPDRLPVSVHQWQPYHLDTYLGGISALEAFRRFGMDAQIQYFQLMGQFWLVDADFARFSEQQWVDEVKVISDDPDNRIAHHTITTPEGTMTYKTAGDRKTTWITEYLIKHDEDVDLIRKYMPVPALDPKPISEAYDEVGDDGILRGFVWGDQAGCWQHACCLMDVSELIYRCVDQPDWVHTLLRVLLDKKMRFIESMKGAKFDLVETGGGAGSSTLISPKLHEEFCLPYDRKMHDALHDLGFKITYHTCGGTLGIEEMIVANGCDASETLAPPSVGGNQEPWEFRRKVGNRLALIGGVDQFNTLTTGSRETIREAVHKLFETVGRDGGYICSLSDHFFDTPPEKLQVFADAARQCVY
- a CDS encoding glycosyltransferase family 39 protein; translation: MTSSRSGSMLIYLALATPLVLVHLGGTDLIRMEPIIALGAKRMVENGGWFVPHLYDEVYAFKPGLAYWLTAIAGSTWGWSELSLRLPTAICGLLLGLAICLFMGRFLSPRCGLVSGLAAATSCLFLEQARTIGFEMPMALGVGVAILAAIRNLAKDESSLGWWILAGVGLLFGFLAKGLPAIAIYAAGLLTASVALGRIRLLLRWQHLASVAMFILAAAIYGLLAYREGGALIFYQHLVEILFRGTRWKPAMLLQTLLKPAVMFAAYLPGSALLLLRLAPQSPEKPDPTTTRLRIAAWCFLLAGAALFVLSPVDNTRYYLPLMTPLAVLAGIHAESHRIPMAAFLKEKRRLKATANPVLWMVVAGCIYWLIYVGVVEPRRAYSNSLRAIAARFAEHVAPNETVYVDSQDEYSSLFWYLDRPVRGSWDIGEPLPPPPAYLLLADKQARLAASLQNRGLITVAEEKDHEGIPYILCRVQGTP